In the Uranotaenia lowii strain MFRU-FL chromosome 1, ASM2978415v1, whole genome shotgun sequence genome, tccACTGCGACCAATTTATATGgtctattttgaaaacaaactcTGATATTTACCTGAGAACATTTTTCCAAACTGCTAACACTCACAGAGAAGATTTGGTTGAGAGTCTTAGGAATGACGCATAGTCCTCCTTCAATTAGTGAAACTATCAGTAATTCAAACAATCAATTGGGGAACGCGTCTCAAGCTCATTAAACCGAACATTGATGATCATTAGATTTTAATACAACGATGCGCactggaaatttattttttcgctgtttttttttcttcacattcCGCAACTCAAAAACACAATGAACCGTCCCACTGCACTGTATATAAGCTTATGAAAAAAGTATACattaacaaattatttaaattgaacaaaatgtctTATCCACATCCCCACAAGCTGCACTGACATCTCACTGGATCactcaaaaaatgatttaaatcgtACTACGAATGTTCTTCTCCACGATCGTGTGCCATCATCACCAGCAGGCTATACCTAAACTACTATAAGCCGCATGTGTTCACCATCCGATCCTCAGCCGTTGTGAATTTTCGAGTACGTTCGTTCACGGTTCCATACTGTTCTGTTCCCACTCAATGTAGGTATTCTTTGCTCATCCCGTCTCGTCTCGTTTCGTGATTGGATTGAAGGCGGGTGTATGCAACTAACTACGAGGTTGTGTTTCATACACATGTCGGCATCAACCGACAACGGGCCATTCATGCTACTCCTCCAAGCTAAGCCAAAACTAACGACCAAAACGGACATGCGCGACAATGATGATGTTGTGTGGTGTGAATGTACGAGGGAGCGTCAAAGAGCGATCGGAGAGAAGAGCTATATGTGCGAGTCGTATAAGAAATTTCTTTCAGAGGATTTTGTGAACTTGCAATAAACTGTCACGTTCATTCTCTTTTTTCGAATATTCCTCACTGAACGCTCTAGAGCCAGCATATTATGCTAAACCATCATACGTACATACATATGAATTGTACCTACTCTATACGAGCATGTAATCAACTTAAGTTGCGCATCAGCATTCAATCATacactgactgactggctgagGCGCGACGACTACGCTCGCTGTTGTTTTGATAATCGGTCGTTCTTCCTGTTGTTCTTGCGGAAGACACTCAGCAGCAGAATCAATTAAATATTCCGATTTTTCGAACCGCACACAGCCCAAACAGAACTTCCTCACTTCCGTCAGAGGAAAGAAAGTTCGACATATCGTGTCTCCCATAATTCTAATTTGTCTGCTTCTTTATTGCTATGCAGCGAGTCACACAAGTAAGAAATAAGAAAGAATAATCTCACAAAAAGCAGTTATTCacggtttcttttttatttgcaaaGGAATAAATGATAAAAGGCGATCGAAGCACGTATTCTCAAacagtttaataaaaattagaaattctcatttttttctggcTACAGATTGACGTGTTTTCCCTTTTTCCCGTATTTTTGAACAATCATtcacgaaaaattaaaaaaaagtagttaaaatttaccgagaagcagatgtgattttttcacctagtaaaaaagtaatttagcaaaatagtaaataataccgtttttcCATTCACTGATTGAAAAGTTAAATGCTACctggtttggttggtttcttcacttaaaattaaaaaaaaaacaaaattcattcaaaaattgatatttatttaagattagctgacccggtgtgcttttctacaccttacaaaaataaatgaaattttaggaaataatttaaatttgatttttttttgttaacaccATTTTAAATCAAGGATGGTGAGTGGCGAATCAAACGACgagcaaaaaataattctctCACTTTGTGAGGTAACTCATTCCCCGAACgcattcgaaaaaattacacacgatggcACTCAGTGAGCGAACCAATCGGACTTACCGGCCAACCTCTTTATTTCATcaaaagcatggatcactacaaatctggacgcattaaaaagggatgtctatctcggagctatgtaaacgaaataaaaatgttttgtgctcaaattgtagggtttttactgccctttaaaggaaaaataataaaaaaattattccgatgttgtattgaagaaatttcgtacttttcgtcgagaacctcatctaagtttggacaccctattcactgacctcagcggccattttgttccacaatctcttcatctctgttgcatcccgagtcgtcctaccattcttcttcatcttctgactaacaattgctcaaaatttttcgatagggtggaattgagggcagttgggtgggttgacgtccttttcgacaaaatccaccagttggcccgataccactgtagtacctcttcgctgtagtggcagctagctaaatctagcaaaaactttactggttttttgtgagatctaacaaaaggaaaaaaaacatttttcaggcactcctccttgtaatgtaatgaaattttcagcactgatagaggaaacatttccgaacaaagtactgtcaaaaattccagatccgacaactaggagcgctatggtataataaacagtgcgtccagatttctgatgatccatgctttaggagACGAACGTGTCGCCTGTCTGCCATCCTATGATTGGATCGACAAGCGGATGTTTTGGAAGATGATTTTGCacagaattgaatattttgagccAGCGATCGGCGATTGCAATTATTTCGACCGCATCAATTCGTTCGTTCTGCTTGCATAGATGGTTTTGCTACTAAACAACTCAAACATGTGCAGCGCGGTCGGAAAGCACATGAAGGCGTATGACTCACAGTTGAATATGACAATGACACACATCAACGAGTCAAACTCAACTACTTCAGCCAACATAATTAAACACTTGGACGAACGGCTAAATTGCCTTAGGAACGACCTTGCAACACCAATGAAGGAAGCGGAGCAGGAAATTCCCCAAGGGACGGACAGCAGCATTCTTCATATACTTGAGGAGGTAAAATTAGTGTCAGAAGCTATTTCCAACTTCCAGATGAAATCTCAAGAAGTCATAATACCTCATCAGACGCTGGAAAAAGAATTAGCTGAAGTCAGCCAAAAAAGCGCTCTTCCTAAAAATGACCATACATCCCCTGGATGGAGATTTTTGGGCAACAAATGGCACTGGAAGCTTGACTGGACACAATTTGATGCTAAACAACGCTCTCGTAGAATCCAAGAAAAAGCTGCTGAAAAATCTCGTCGAAAGAAACGTaaccaaaaacgacaaaattatgccaatgacaaacaaaattactacaacaacaacaaagacaacaacaaaaacagcaCGAACAACAACAATATCAACAGCAACTACAACACGAAcaacaaaagcaacaacaataTCAAGCACAACGTTACTCACATCAATAACaggaacaacaacaataacaacaacagcaacagaaacaaaaaccatagaAACAGCAGCAACCATCCACAACTACCACTAGACAAAAACTTACTGGCTATGGCGAAAACGCAATTTTCTGGTCCACCATCATCCATCGAACATCCTATTGCGGGCCTTTCAACGACCACATCAAAAGCACGGTTCATCAGCTTCAAAAAAGGAGAGACAATCAACGCAGATCACTCTAACGTCATGAGGCATAAAGACCACGAATCCAAGGAATTGAACAATTCATTACCACAAATCAATGACGGCAGCCAATTCGAACTAGATCCTTTACGTCCTCCCATTGTCCGCCTCACTGAACAATCGGTGGAAGGAGACGGTCGTTTTTTGAAGGCAAGACTACGTGacccaaaaatcatgaaagtggTCCGTATGTATCTTGCATTCCTAAAGGACCAGCCGGCAACTGTCTGTATTGAAGGAATGACGTCGACGAGCATCAAAATGATGCTAGCATCGGAGGGCCTACCTACTGCTCCTGACCACCTGCAGCGCATCTTTACAGAAGTACATCAGGAGTTCGGGGTGGGCGCGACAGACGCTGTTGCTGATCTACAATCCTATCAGCGATTTTTGACCAGCGAGCGGACTCATCGTCTACAACAACTTCGCGAAAGCACCAATAAGTTCCACACTCTCCCTTCAAATTTTCGCAAGTAAGGACGCCTTCTACGGAAGTAGAATTAGATACAAACACTTTTGAAGCAGATgcacattcaaaaaattcttccgAAAGACAGAGTGCgactgaaattttgatttattgtcaaaatttcaatcgcaTGAAAAGCTCAGCCAAAATGAaggatatttataaaaatgtattaagCTCATCCTTCTCAGTCATTCTAGCAACTGAGACTAGCTGGGATGAAAGCGTTCGCAGTGAAGAAATTTTTGGAAGTGCATATAACGTATTCAGAGACgacagaaattttcaaatgtctcAGAAGAAGTCAGGTGGCGGAGTTCTTATAGCCATTTCTAATAGctttaattctgaaataattccaacccaaaaattcaatgaatttgaGCAGGTTTGGGTGAAGGCACACATAGCAGGTGAAACACACGTGTTTGCCTCAGTGTATTTTCCACCAGACCATGCTCATAAAAatacttatgaaaaattcctCATCACTGCAGAAGAGGTAATATCTCATCTATGTGCTGAGGTTAAAATTCATATCTATGGGGATTTCAATCAACGCCACGCTGACTTCATCGAGGACTCTGAAAATGAAAGCATATTACTCCCAGTCGTTGGGGATAATGAAACTTTGCaattcatttttgacaaaatttctaatttggGACTGAATCAAATTAATCACATAAAAAACCAGCAGAATTGCTATTTAGACCTTTTActaacaaacatttatgaagattTTTGCGTTATTGAAGCGCAAAACCCTTTATGGAAAAACGAGGCGTTTCACACGGCGATTGAATATTCCATATTTATACATGAACATCAAAGACCCAACGATTGCGAATATGAAGAAGTCTTTGAATACCAATctgcaaattatgaaaacattaaGAATAGATTAAACAGTGTCAATTGGCAAGAAATTTTTAGGAATGAAGGAAATGTCGAAACTGCTGCTGacgtcttttacaaaattttatttggaattatCTCACAAGAAACACCATTGAAGAAAAGAAGACGTCACCGAAACTCTAAGTACCCGGTCTGGTTCAACAGACAAATCATGAGCTTAAAGAATCGGAAAcaaaaagcacacaaattttacaaaaaacacaATACTAATGAAAATTTAGCATCGTATTTGAACTTATGCGATCAACTGAACTTGGTCATTAGCAATGCACTTGAAGAATATAATGAGAAAACTGAGCTTGAAATAAAGACTTgtccaaagaaatttttcaactacgTGAAAACGAAGTTGAAATCTGGGAATTTTCCGTCAAGAATGCACCTTGACGAACATGTCGGTGATAACTCGGAGcaaatttgcaatctttttgcAGATTTCTTTCAGGAAATTTATACGACATTTAATGAAGAAGATCGTGATcgcgattatttttcatttttcccagaattctCAAGGGACATTAGCATTAATCAAGTTCATGTGCAGGATATTCTGCAAGGACTAAAAAATCTAGACGCTTCGAAAGGTCCAGGACCAGACGGGATACCTCCtgtattcatgaaaagtttggcAATGGAACTGACAGCTCCATTGTTTTGGCTTTTCAATATGTCATTGGAATcaggaaattttcctaaaatttggaaaagctcaTTTTTAGTGCCTATTTTCAAATCTGGTCGAAAGTCTGACATTCGAAATTATCGCGGGATAGCCATTATCTCTTGCATTCCCaagctttttgaagcaattataaacgaaaaattattttcccaaattaagaaccgaataactgacaggcaacatggctttttcaaaggccgttcaacctcaactaatttaattgaatttatagacttttcattgaatgcaatggataatggcaaccatgtggaagctctttatacagactttagtaaggcatttgatcgcatagacataccaatgcttcttttcaaattacaaaaaattggaataaaatctaaactcctgaaatggcttgaatcatacctgacgaatcgccaacaaataataaatttcaatggaaagaaatcgctccctattcaagtcacttcaggagttccgcaaggatctcatttaggacctctacttttcatactttatgtaaacgacattttctttattctcaaaaatctcaaaatgctcatttatgccgacgacatgaagctctatttggaaataagaagtgaagaagacatcagcatattccagaatgaaattcacattttctaccagtggtgcaaaaaaagccatctgaagctcaatgtaaaaaaatgcaatttaatatcatttagcagaaaaagaaCAACACCAAACATCACAATTACATTAGGAGATCAGAATGTAGACAAATGTGAACGAGTTAGGGATTTAGGAATTATCTTAGACTCTAAACTTACTTTCACAGACCATTACAATACTATCATCCATAGGGCAAATAACATGCTGGGCTTTATTAAgcgcttttgctttaattttcaagacccatacacaataaaaacactttatattgcctatgtaaggtctttactggaatattgcagcgttgtttggtccccttattcaatttcacacgaagaaagaatagaatcagtacaaaagcaatttctactatatgctcttcgtaaattaggttggacatcatttccacttccatcatataaagcgcgctgcatgctcattgacatacaaacactaaaagaacgccgtgaatatgcaatggtttcatttgtaaacGATATTGTTTCGCAGCGTATTgactcaaaagaaattctatcaaaattaaacttttatgcaccttctcggcaactccgaaatcgaaatttgtttttcattaatcactatcgcacaaactacgcgaaaaacgggccaataaatcgcatgatggcctcttacaatcaacactgcgaaactattgactttacaatgtctcggcaaaaactcaaacaatattttaatcgaagaaatcttaactcttaaggagaaattgtaaagcagacactGCTTAAACCTATTCTTAAGGAAATTCACATGTAAACTATGTAGTCTACGTTAcggttgacgaaataaataaactaaactaaactaagctACAGTTTGGTTGCCTGCGTTCGGGCGCTTTTGAAAGTAGCTCGAGTGTCAGCATTAGGTAGATTCTTTTTGCTTGGGAGCAGTATCAATATCAACACATTTGATATGTTGTTtggattaaaaaattgataattcagAAAGTATTTGTATCAATATAGCCCATTTTCGATTTTGAGAAATGTGTACACATCAGCTTAAGAGATGCTTCCATTTTCattatcggtgaaaaaaaaactctaattatTCACTTTGAATACTTTAATACTTTTTTGTGTATCCTTCCGTTTTCAACTGTTTTCGTTAACATGTATTGTTAAATTATGTGTTGAcagattatcaccgctggttaatgatttaattgaatgattaatgacatttcggtgaactatacattctaataggaagaatatcaaatgaaagtaatgaaaattatagacggatagattagctGATTAGGAAGCATgtaaggtgttgaaaatgagccaagagcgtgatttgagaaaacttcttgccgcacaagaccatttgtcccacaccgtattattgtctagaagaagcaaagtcgataggctgactttgcattgatctatacaatgatacatggatggatcgaagaaTGGATCGTGttccgatcggggtacgaaaaacacgtgcttcgatccagccatgtatcattgtattgATCAttgtatttccaaaaaaaaatctgtgtttttgacaacaacaaaaaaatcttgaattctgtgatttgaaccaaaacttctgtgatggttttctgtgacgctttttctatgaagttcattgataaaatcaagtggaacatcaacaaattggaaattgtttacagttttaatagaaaaaatcaacttataTTACTTTGTTTTCATATGTTTATGAATTATAGTCAAAAATAGAAAGTTGAGAATGTCAATagaaaattcacagattttctaaatttttttcaaatttccacaaaatttagaaaatctgtgaattttgtgaTCTGTGACACCGATTCTGTGaggaaattttgctcaaaattcagtGATAATATAGATTGTTCTGAGCTTTAGGAAACCTTGCTCTATCCTCTAAGTTTATACCAATATCGACAAATCTATCAAGAAAAATTCCATTcactattttttaaaactgttgaattGTGTTTTGAATGTCTGGCAGGACTTTTAATAAAGCATTAGGTATGTTGTCATtttagtgaaaattatttttcaaagttttgtcatattttttacatattttcagGACTTTTTTGAGCATTATATTgtcatttaagtgaaaaattgtcGTCATAGTTTCACcatatgtttttaatatttttcatatttttgtcataactttgtcatatttccatatttgttgaattatCGTCAAAGTTATTATATATGAGCGTTCTATACAAGCAACTAATCTGaaccaatttttccaaaaaagtttCTTATGTAGAAAAAGTTGCTTATATAGAAAAATGGagtataaattttaagaaaaatcacttttgtgaTTTATAGATAAATAAgcagttttatattttattacatagtaaaaataatattattaagTCTTTTAAGAACTGCTTTTTCTCGAATTCGTCGCAAAAACAAGATCTCATTGCTTGTAAGGTTATTTTCCTCTGCCCATTCTACCGCGGTGTTGCAGGAATCTATCACATTATTGATGCTGATTCTGCTCTCTTCTGCTGTCCCATGACAGGTGGCATTATCGACCAATAAAATTGCTTTTACTGGTAGCCTTTAGCTTCTAAGAGACGA is a window encoding:
- the LOC129737842 gene encoding putative uncharacterized protein DDB_G0282499 — protein: MCSAVGKHMKAYDSQLNMTMTHINESNSTTSANIIKHLDERLNCLRNDLATPMKEAEQEIPQGTDSSILHILEEVKLVSEAISNFQMKSQEVIIPHQTLEKELAEVSQKSALPKNDHTSPGWRFLGNKWHWKLDWTQFDAKQRSRRIQEKAAEKSRRKKHNNKNSTNNNNINSNYNTNNKSNNNIKHNVTHINNRNNNNNNNSNRNKNHRNSSNHPQLPLDKNLLAMAKTQFSGPPSSIEHPIAGLSTTTSKARFISFKKGETINADHSNVMRHKDHESKELNNSLPQINDGSQFELDPLRPPIVRLTEQSVEGDGRFLKARLRDPKIMKVVRMYLAFLKDQPATVCIEGMTSTSIKMMLASEGLPTAPDHLQRIFTEVHQEFGVGATDAVADLQSYQRFLTSERTHRLQQLRESTNKFHTLPSNFRK